Part of the Bacillus cabrialesii genome is shown below.
GGTCCTGAAAACGGGATCACCAGGTGACGGTAAAATATTTGTCTATGAAATCAGCAATACAATCAACATCCGCACCGGTGAGGAAGGGCCTGAAGCACTGTAATCGTTTTGAAGAGATTCCGGAATTCCGGATCTCTTTTTTTGCGCATCGAAAAAGCCCCCAAAAACATTGCCTCCTCTTCGAATTCTCTTCAAGCTCCGCGCTTTCTGACAAACTCTATTTTAGTTGAAACTTTTTAAGAGTATAATGAGTCTATTATTAAAAATGTAAAAGGTGATTATTTGAATTACGAAATTTTTAAAGCAATCAATGGACTATCTCATCACAATTCGGTTCTCGATTCCATTATGGTCTTCATCACGGAATATGCGATTATCGCCTATGCCCTCATCCTTTTGGTGATCTGGGTGTTCGGGAACACACAAAGCAGAAAAAATGTGCTTTACGCGGGTATTACTGGAATCGTGGGTCTTGTCATCAACTTCTTGATTACACAAGTTTATTTCGAACCCCGCCCGTTTGTGACGCACACGGTGCATACACTGATCCCTCATGATGCGGACGCTTCATTTCCGAGTGACCACACGACAGGTGCGTTAGCGATTTCGATTGCGATGCTTTTCAGAAACCGCAAAATCGGCTGGCCGCTTGTCATTTTTGGGCTTTTGACAGGATTTTCGAGAATTTGGGTGGGCCATCACTATCCGGTAGATGTATTGGGCAGCCTCGTTGTTTCCATCATTATCGGGTTCCTTTTCTTTAGATTTTCAGATCTGCTTCGCCCGTTTGTCGACTTGATTGTGAGAATCTATGAAGCCATCATTAATAAACTGACGAAAAAACCAACCGATCAAAATTTTTAAGCAAGACAAATGCCGGCGTCTGAAACCAAGACAGCCGGCTTTAATATTTTTCGTCCATCTCATGTTTTCTCCGCTTCGCCAACACATATAATCCGCAAAACAAAACAATTCCGACAGTATCAATGAGCACGTCACGAATACATCCGTTTCTGCTGAAGAAGAGCTGAAGAACTTCTGTGAAAAAAGCAAACGCGAATGAGCCGGCTGCCGCCGATTTTACGCTGCCCCGCTGTTTCCACAGCAAATAGGTCAGCACAAAGAAGGAAAACGCGTGCCCGATTTTTTGAATCAGCGCTTCAGGTATAGCAAGCTCTGTAAAATCCATGTCTAAAAAACGAAACATATCAGGGTGCGGCTGAAAATGAAAAGCCACCGTTTGTGACACGACCATGCCGCTGAAGCTTTCCGTACAGACAGAGAGCAGAATAAACAGGGTCCATCCCGCAAGCAATAGACGATTCACAGCATAACCTCCTTTATAACAAACGTGCCTATGTGTAACTACATAGACGATGACATTATGGAAAAAGTAACAGAAAAAAAACGTCCATCACAAGGATAGACGCTTTCTTCATTAAGACTGCTCAGTGTCTTCTGTTGTGCTGCTTTCTTTAGAACCAGATTTGTCAGTCGAATCATCCTTTTTCTCACCGGATTTTTCTTCTGTTCCTTTTTCAGTTGATCCGTCCTTTTTCTCGGAAGATTGCTGAATGGATTCTTCTGTTTCTTCAGTGGCGGCTTTTTCTTCAGCAGCCGCTGCTTTTTCAATAGAAGAAACCGGCTTGTCCATAAAGTTCAGCGGGTTCATTGCGACTCCGTCTTTACGGATTTCAAAATGCACATGGTTTCCGCTGTCTTCACTGTATAGGTTCTTGCCAGACTTTCCGATCACTTGGTTTTGTTTTACCTTGTCACCTTGCTCAACACTCACTTCAGATAGAGATTGATACACAGTCGATAATCCGTCGGCATGTTCTACTTCCACAACATATCCCAGCACCGGATCTTTTTCAGCTTTAACAACCGTACCGCTCAGAGAAGCAGAAACAT
Proteins encoded:
- a CDS encoding undecaprenyl-diphosphatase, encoding MNYEIFKAINGLSHHNSVLDSIMVFITEYAIIAYALILLVIWVFGNTQSRKNVLYAGITGIVGLVINFLITQVYFEPRPFVTHTVHTLIPHDADASFPSDHTTGALAISIAMLFRNRKIGWPLVIFGLLTGFSRIWVGHHYPVDVLGSLVVSIIIGFLFFRFSDLLRPFVDLIVRIYEAIINKLTKKPTDQNF
- a CDS encoding VanZ family protein, producing the protein MNRLLLAGWTLFILLSVCTESFSGMVVSQTVAFHFQPHPDMFRFLDMDFTELAIPEALIQKIGHAFSFFVLTYLLWKQRGSVKSAAAGSFAFAFFTEVLQLFFSRNGCIRDVLIDTVGIVLFCGLYVLAKRRKHEMDEKY
- the spoIIQ gene encoding stage II sporulation protein spoIIQ — encoded protein: MREEEKKTSQVKKLQQFFRKRWVFPAIYLVSAAVILTAVLWYQSVSNDDVKDQLADNGGNSAYDNNDDAVEVGKSMENVAMPVVDSENVSVVKKFYETDAAKEEKEAALVTYNNTYSLSKGIDLAEKDGKDFDVSASLSGTVVKAEKDPVLGYVVEVEHADGLSTVYQSLSEVSVEQGDKVKQNQVIGKSGKNLYSEDSGNHVHFEIRKDGVAMNPLNFMDKPVSSIEKAAAAEEKAATEETEESIQQSSEKKDGSTEKGTEEKSGEKKDDSTDKSGSKESSTTEDTEQS